Proteins co-encoded in one Kutzneria chonburiensis genomic window:
- the leuS gene encoding leucine--tRNA ligase: MTEQTAEAAPAHRYTAELAGEFERRWQHYWDERGTFHAPNPVGPLSSDAPLPADKMFVQDMFPYPSGAGLHVGHPLGFIGTDVFARFHRMNGRNVLHTMGFDAFGLPAEQYAVATGQHPRKTTEDNIATYLRQIRRVGLGHDERRRISTIDPEYYRWTQWIFLRIYNSWYDESAGRARPIAELEAEYAKDPSWATLSADERRAKIDSRRLAYLSEAPVNWCPGLGTVLSNEEVTADGRSERGNFPVFRRNLRQWMMRITAYADRLVDDLERLDWPEKVKSMQRNWIGRSYGARVRFAAGSESIEVFTTRPDTLFGATYLVLAPEHPLVDSLTTAEWPSDVDGRWTADAATPAEAVAAYRLAASRKSDLDRQENKDKTGVFTGSYAVNPVNGAKVPVFVADYVLMGYGTGAIMAVPGQDTRDWDFAEVFGLPIIRTVQPTEGFEGKAFTGDGPAVNSGFLDGMDVVEAKKTIIEWLTEQGAGEGTVQYKLRDWLFSRQRYWGEPFPIVYDEHGVAHDIPVDQLPVELPEVDDYSPRTFDPDDPDTEPSPPLSRATDWINVELDLGDGPKMYRRDANTMPNWAGSCWYQLRYVDPDNSERFVDAVNEKYWLGPRPEIHGSTDPGGVDLYIGGVEHAVLHLLYSRFWQKVLFDLGEVSSDEPYRRLFNQGYIQAYAYTDARGVYVPADEVVERDGKYFWNDEEVNREYGKMGKSLKNVVTPDEMCDTYGADTFRLYEMSMGPMEVSRPWATKDVVGAQRFLQRLWRNLVDEETGQLRVTDVEPDEDTLRALHKAIAGVREDYAEMRYNTAGAKLIELNNFLTKAGSTPRSVAESLVLMLAPLCPHIAEELWQRLGHDESLAHGPFPVAEERYLVADTVEYPIQVNGKVKARVTVAADAGQEQVKALALADAKVAELLGGKEPRKVIVVPGRLVNIVA, encoded by the coding sequence ATGACCGAGCAGACCGCCGAGGCGGCGCCGGCCCACCGCTACACCGCCGAACTGGCCGGCGAGTTCGAGCGTCGCTGGCAGCACTACTGGGACGAGCGCGGAACCTTCCACGCGCCCAACCCGGTCGGCCCGCTGAGCAGCGACGCGCCGCTGCCCGCCGACAAGATGTTCGTGCAGGACATGTTCCCGTACCCGTCGGGCGCGGGCCTGCACGTCGGCCACCCCCTGGGCTTCATCGGCACCGACGTGTTCGCCCGGTTCCACCGGATGAACGGCCGCAACGTGCTGCACACCATGGGCTTCGACGCCTTCGGCCTGCCGGCCGAGCAGTACGCCGTCGCCACCGGCCAGCATCCGCGCAAGACGACCGAGGACAACATCGCCACCTACCTGCGGCAGATCCGCCGGGTGGGCCTTGGTCACGACGAGCGGCGCCGGATCTCGACCATCGACCCGGAGTACTACCGCTGGACGCAGTGGATCTTCCTGCGCATCTACAACTCCTGGTACGACGAGTCGGCCGGTCGGGCCCGGCCGATCGCCGAGCTGGAGGCCGAGTACGCCAAGGACCCGTCCTGGGCCACGCTGTCGGCCGACGAGCGCCGGGCGAAGATCGACTCGCGGCGGCTGGCCTACCTGTCCGAGGCGCCGGTGAACTGGTGCCCGGGCCTGGGCACCGTGCTGTCCAATGAGGAGGTCACCGCGGACGGCCGCAGCGAGCGCGGCAACTTCCCGGTGTTTCGGCGCAACCTGCGCCAGTGGATGATGCGCATCACCGCCTACGCCGACCGGCTGGTCGACGACCTGGAGCGGCTGGACTGGCCGGAGAAGGTCAAGTCCATGCAGCGCAACTGGATCGGCCGTTCCTACGGCGCCAGGGTGCGTTTCGCCGCCGGCTCGGAGTCGATCGAGGTCTTCACCACCCGGCCCGACACCCTGTTCGGCGCCACCTATCTGGTGCTGGCTCCCGAGCACCCGCTGGTCGACTCGCTGACCACCGCCGAGTGGCCGTCCGATGTGGACGGTCGCTGGACCGCTGACGCGGCGACGCCGGCGGAAGCCGTTGCGGCGTACCGGCTGGCGGCGTCCCGGAAGTCCGATCTGGACCGTCAGGAGAACAAGGACAAGACCGGCGTCTTCACCGGCTCGTACGCGGTCAACCCTGTCAACGGGGCCAAGGTCCCGGTGTTCGTGGCCGACTACGTGCTGATGGGCTACGGCACCGGCGCGATCATGGCCGTGCCCGGCCAGGACACCCGCGACTGGGACTTCGCCGAGGTGTTCGGGCTGCCGATCATCCGCACCGTGCAGCCGACGGAAGGCTTCGAGGGCAAGGCTTTCACCGGCGACGGGCCGGCCGTCAATTCCGGGTTCCTGGACGGCATGGACGTCGTCGAGGCCAAGAAGACGATCATCGAGTGGCTGACCGAGCAGGGCGCCGGCGAGGGCACCGTGCAGTACAAGCTGCGCGACTGGCTGTTCTCCCGGCAGCGCTACTGGGGCGAGCCGTTCCCGATCGTCTACGACGAGCACGGTGTCGCCCATGACATCCCCGTCGACCAGCTGCCGGTCGAGCTGCCCGAGGTGGACGACTACTCGCCGCGGACCTTCGACCCGGACGACCCCGACACCGAGCCGTCGCCGCCGCTGTCCCGGGCCACCGACTGGATCAACGTCGAGCTGGACCTGGGCGACGGGCCCAAGATGTACCGCCGCGACGCCAACACCATGCCCAACTGGGCCGGTTCCTGCTGGTACCAGCTGCGGTACGTGGACCCGGACAACAGCGAGCGCTTCGTCGACGCGGTCAACGAGAAGTACTGGCTGGGCCCGCGCCCGGAGATCCACGGCTCCACCGACCCGGGCGGCGTCGACCTGTACATCGGCGGCGTCGAGCACGCCGTGCTGCACCTGCTGTACTCCCGGTTCTGGCAGAAGGTCCTGTTCGACCTGGGCGAGGTCAGCTCGGACGAGCCGTACCGCCGCCTGTTCAACCAGGGCTACATCCAGGCCTACGCCTACACCGACGCGCGCGGCGTGTACGTGCCGGCCGACGAGGTCGTCGAGCGGGACGGCAAGTACTTCTGGAACGACGAAGAGGTCAACCGCGAGTACGGCAAGATGGGCAAGAGCCTGAAGAACGTCGTCACCCCGGACGAGATGTGCGACACCTACGGGGCCGACACCTTCCGGCTGTACGAGATGTCCATGGGGCCGATGGAGGTCTCGCGGCCGTGGGCGACCAAGGACGTCGTCGGCGCGCAGCGTTTCCTGCAGCGGCTGTGGCGCAACCTGGTCGACGAGGAGACCGGGCAGCTGCGGGTCACCGACGTCGAGCCGGACGAGGACACGCTGCGGGCGCTGCACAAGGCCATCGCCGGCGTCCGCGAGGACTACGCGGAGATGCGCTACAACACGGCCGGCGCGAAGCTGATCGAGCTGAACAACTTCCTGACCAAGGCCGGCTCCACGCCGCGGTCGGTGGCCGAGTCGCTGGTGCTGATGCTGGCGCCGCTGTGCCCGCACATCGCCGAGGAGCTGTGGCAGCGGCTGGGCCACGATGAGTCGCTGGCCCACGGTCCGTTCCCGGTCGCCGAGGAGCGCTACCTGGTCGCCGACACCGTCGAGTACCCGATCCAGGTCAACGGCAAGGTCAAGGCCCGCGTGACGGTGGCCGCCGACGCCGGCCAGGAGCAGGTCAAGGCGCTGGCGCTGGCCGACGCCAAGGTGGCCGAGCTGCTGGGCGGCAAGGAGCCGCGCAAGGTCATCGTGGTGCCGGGCCGTCTGGTCAACATCGTGGCGTGA
- a CDS encoding PQQ-binding-like beta-propeller repeat protein, whose product MVAPVPMGDWQTFNRTNQRDGAQPDLAPVSTLSLAWHTKLDGAVYGQPLIVGALVLAATQSDTVYALDAVTGKIRWQTHLGTPMPRKGLPCGDIDPVGIIGTMAYDRFTGRVFAVAETAGGSHTLVGLDLDTGTVEVRANVDAPKGDTTAYLQAGALTVADGRVFIPYGGLAGDCGNYVGTVLSIRTDGTDAHSYTVPTRRKGGFDGPAGGVQDNSRLLYAAAGGASTGGEYDDSDSVLALATEKLNRIDIFTPPTWGEDNGHHFDLGATSPAMIGSHVAVTGIRGITYVLDQSDLSHVTSQLNTCPSQGAPAALDNLLVIPCANGGPKAFIADNAGQLTPRWAAAVTATGSPTVSFDSVWVVDPAGGILYALDIGKGTVRGQVQIGPAPDYASASLSKDHAYVGVMDGVSAVAGA is encoded by the coding sequence GTGGTCGCGCCGGTGCCGATGGGCGACTGGCAGACGTTCAACCGGACCAATCAGCGCGACGGCGCGCAGCCCGATCTCGCGCCCGTGAGCACCCTGTCCCTGGCCTGGCACACCAAGCTGGACGGCGCGGTGTACGGCCAGCCGTTGATCGTCGGCGCGCTGGTCCTGGCCGCCACCCAGAGCGACACCGTCTACGCGCTGGACGCGGTCACCGGCAAGATCAGATGGCAGACCCACTTAGGCACCCCCATGCCCCGCAAGGGCCTGCCCTGCGGCGATATCGATCCGGTCGGCATCATCGGCACGATGGCCTACGACCGGTTCACCGGCCGGGTGTTCGCGGTGGCCGAGACCGCGGGCGGCAGCCATACGCTGGTCGGCCTGGATCTGGACACCGGCACCGTCGAGGTGCGGGCCAACGTGGATGCGCCGAAGGGCGACACCACCGCCTACCTCCAAGCCGGCGCGCTGACGGTGGCTGACGGCCGGGTCTTCATCCCCTACGGCGGGCTGGCCGGCGACTGCGGCAACTACGTGGGCACGGTCCTGTCGATAAGAACCGACGGCACCGACGCCCACAGCTACACGGTGCCGACCCGGCGCAAGGGCGGCTTCGACGGCCCGGCCGGCGGCGTGCAGGACAACTCGCGGCTGCTCTACGCGGCCGCCGGCGGTGCGTCGACCGGCGGCGAGTACGACGACAGCGACTCCGTGCTGGCGCTGGCCACCGAGAAGCTGAACCGGATCGACATCTTCACGCCGCCGACCTGGGGCGAGGACAACGGCCACCATTTTGACCTCGGTGCCACCAGCCCCGCGATGATCGGCTCACACGTGGCCGTGACGGGCATTCGCGGCATCACCTACGTGCTGGACCAGTCCGACCTGTCGCACGTGACGTCACAGCTGAACACCTGCCCGTCCCAAGGCGCGCCGGCCGCGCTGGACAACCTGCTGGTCATCCCATGCGCCAACGGCGGCCCAAAGGCGTTCATCGCCGACAACGCCGGGCAGCTGACCCCGCGCTGGGCCGCCGCGGTCACCGCGACCGGTTCACCGACCGTCAGCTTCGACTCGGTCTGGGTCGTCGATCCCGCCGGCGGCATCCTCTACGCCCTGGACATCGGCAAGGGCACGGTGCGGGGCCAGGTGCAGATCGGCCCCGCACCGGACTACGCCTCGGCGTCGCTGTCCAAGGACCACGCGTACGTGGGCGTGATGGACGGCGTCTCAGCCGTAGCCGGCGCCTAG
- a CDS encoding esterase-like activity of phytase family protein, which yields MFRRSFTIAAVALLATGLTAGAAAASPSRVRLLGEQIVPLNLPFQGTTVGGLSAIDRDPRTGQYVLISDDRSAINPARFYTAKIDVDAAGIHSVDFTGTHPFLRPDGKTYPTIKDWTATPCTASREDCDRDGTVDPEELRVDPWTGNITWSQEGERILSPQPVLLDPSIRQVRPDGSYVGQYPLPVDERMSTDNVGPRQNQTLEGITYAAAGTLLVSELEDPLLQDGANPTATSGALTRITVQSRFGPVLAQYAYPIDPLFAPSPSANDTNGVSSMVAYDPIDPTRYLMVERAFVTGVGNKVRVYEIDTRGATNIKDVASIAGKKIKPVSKKLLVDLDTLGLPKVDNIEGITWGPTLPSGERTLLLVSDNNFNPSQITQVIALAVR from the coding sequence ATGTTCAGACGCAGCTTCACCATCGCCGCGGTGGCCCTGCTGGCGACCGGGCTGACCGCGGGGGCGGCCGCCGCGAGCCCGTCACGGGTTCGCCTGCTCGGCGAGCAGATCGTGCCGCTCAACTTGCCGTTCCAGGGCACGACCGTCGGCGGTCTGTCGGCCATCGACCGTGATCCCCGCACCGGCCAGTACGTGCTGATCAGTGACGACCGGTCGGCGATCAATCCGGCCCGGTTCTACACGGCCAAGATCGACGTGGACGCCGCCGGCATCCACTCCGTCGACTTCACCGGGACGCACCCGTTCCTGCGTCCCGACGGCAAGACGTATCCGACGATCAAGGACTGGACCGCCACCCCGTGCACCGCCTCCCGTGAGGACTGCGACCGGGACGGCACCGTGGACCCGGAGGAGCTGCGGGTCGACCCGTGGACCGGGAACATCACGTGGAGCCAGGAGGGCGAGCGGATCCTGAGCCCGCAGCCCGTGTTGCTCGACCCGTCGATCCGCCAGGTCCGGCCGGACGGCAGCTACGTCGGCCAGTACCCGCTGCCGGTCGACGAGCGGATGAGCACCGACAACGTCGGCCCACGGCAGAACCAGACGCTGGAGGGCATCACCTACGCGGCCGCCGGCACGCTGCTGGTCAGTGAGCTGGAGGACCCGCTGCTCCAGGACGGCGCGAACCCGACCGCCACGTCCGGGGCGCTGACCCGGATCACCGTGCAGAGCCGTTTCGGCCCGGTGCTGGCCCAGTACGCGTACCCGATCGACCCGCTGTTCGCGCCGTCGCCCAGCGCCAACGACACCAACGGCGTGTCCAGCATGGTGGCCTACGACCCGATCGATCCGACCCGCTACCTGATGGTGGAGCGGGCCTTCGTCACCGGCGTCGGCAACAAGGTCCGGGTCTACGAGATCGACACCAGGGGCGCGACCAACATCAAGGACGTGGCCTCGATCGCCGGCAAGAAGATCAAGCCGGTGAGCAAGAAGCTGCTGGTCGACCTGGACACCCTCGGCCTGCCCAAGGTGGACAACATCGAGGGCATCACCTGGGGGCCGACGCTGCCGAGTGGGGAGCGGACGCTGCTGCTGGTCAGCGACAACAACTTCAACCCCAGCCAGATCACCCAGGTGATCGCGCTGGCCGTGCGCTAG
- a CDS encoding SdpI family protein — MNLAVTTVSVVVLIVGLSFGVVGALGLRGALRRNRFFGVRTEAAMRSDEAFTLANRVSGLPTVVAGVVGILGAATSLALLSIVPLAVGVVGMLAIVVAGAATGTKAADALPEPEPTLPAGCAGCACGGCSLVKR; from the coding sequence GTGAACCTCGCAGTCACGACGGTATCGGTGGTTGTCCTGATCGTCGGCTTGTCCTTCGGCGTGGTCGGCGCGCTCGGCCTGCGCGGCGCGCTGCGCCGCAACCGGTTCTTCGGCGTGCGCACGGAAGCGGCGATGCGCAGCGACGAGGCCTTCACCCTGGCCAACCGCGTGTCCGGGCTGCCGACCGTGGTCGCGGGCGTCGTCGGCATCCTCGGCGCGGCCACCTCGCTGGCCCTGCTGTCGATCGTGCCGCTGGCCGTCGGCGTCGTCGGCATGCTGGCGATCGTGGTCGCCGGCGCCGCCACCGGCACGAAGGCCGCCGACGCCCTGCCGGAACCGGAGCCGACGCTACCGGCGGGCTGCGCCGGCTGTGCCTGCGGTGGCTGCAGCCTGGTCAAACGCTGA
- a CDS encoding YqgE/AlgH family protein: MRPDRDVEPGSLLVASPKLLDSNFRRTVVYVIDHRGAGTLGVVLNRPSEVAVHDVLPAWGPYVSRPQAVFVGGPVEQKTALCLAALNTGEDVGSTDGVIAVRGPVAMVDLDSDPETLVSKVRGLRVFAGYAGWDVDQLGGEIERGDWFVVAGLPGDVLTPPGVDLWGRVLRRQGMPLALQASHPGDVLRN; the protein is encoded by the coding sequence GTGCGCCCCGACCGCGACGTCGAGCCAGGTTCACTGCTGGTGGCCTCGCCGAAGCTGCTCGACTCCAACTTCCGCCGCACCGTGGTCTACGTGATCGACCACCGGGGCGCGGGCACGCTCGGCGTGGTGCTGAACCGGCCGAGCGAGGTTGCCGTGCACGACGTGCTGCCGGCCTGGGGTCCGTACGTCAGCCGGCCGCAGGCGGTGTTCGTGGGCGGCCCGGTGGAGCAGAAGACCGCGCTGTGCTTGGCCGCCTTGAACACGGGCGAGGACGTCGGCAGCACCGACGGCGTGATCGCCGTGCGTGGCCCGGTGGCCATGGTCGACCTCGACTCCGACCCGGAGACCCTGGTCTCGAAGGTGCGCGGGTTAAGGGTGTTCGCCGGCTACGCCGGATGGGACGTCGACCAGCTGGGCGGGGAGATCGAGCGCGGCGACTGGTTCGTGGTGGCCGGGCTGCCCGGTGACGTGCTCACGCCGCCGGGCGTCGACCTGTGGGGACGGGTGCTGCGCCGCCAGGGCATGCCGCTGGCGCTCCAGGCCAGCCATCCCGGCGACGTGCTGCGGAACTGA